In a single window of the Chiloscyllium punctatum isolate Juve2018m chromosome 25, sChiPun1.3, whole genome shotgun sequence genome:
- the rhogd gene encoding ras homolog gene family, member Gd — MQTIKCVVVGDGAVGKTCLLISYTTNAFPGEYVPTVFDNYSAQMTVDGRTVSLNLWDTAGQEEYDRLRTLSYPQSNVFIICFSVASPSSYANVRHKWQPEVLHHCPNVPILLVGTKKDLRNDSETIKKLKEQSLSPTTMHQGVTLAKQIRAVKYLECSALNQDGIREVFVEAVRAVLYPHKKKKSKNCVLL, encoded by the coding sequence ATGCAGACTATAAAATGCGTGGTTGTGGGAGATGGTGCAGTTGGGAAGACCTGCCTTCTCATTAGTTACACAACAAATGCTTTTCCTGGAGAATATGTCCCCACTGTGTTTGACAACTACAGTGCACAGATGACTGTGGATGGACGAACTGTAAGCCTGAACCTTTGGGATACTGCAGGGCAAGAAGAGTACGATCGTCTGCGCACTCTGTCCTATCCACAAAGTAATGTCTTCATTATCTGTTTTTCTGTTGCTAGTCCTTCCTCCTATGCCAATGTCCGTCATAAGTGGCAACCAGAGGTTTTGCACCACTGTCCAAATGTTCCTATACTTCTGGTTGGTACGAAGAAGGATTTAAGGAATGATTCTGAAACCATAAAAAAGCTCAAGGAGCAAAGCCTCTCTCCAACAACTATGCACCAGGGAGTGACCTTAGCAAAACAGATCAGAGCTGTTAAGTATCTGGAATGTTCAGCACTCAATCAGGATGGGATCCGAGAAGTATTTGTGGAGGCTGTGAGAGCAGTCCTCTACCCTCATAAGAAGAAGAAAAGTAAAAATTGTGTACTCTTGTAG